One Halobacterium wangiae genomic window, CGGAGTGGCTCGCCGTCCATCGTGTCGCTCGGGGGGACGCCGAGCGACGAGAGGACCGTCGGTGCCACGTCGAAGAGGTGCGCCCCGTCGAGAGTCGCTCTCTGGTCGACAGTCGGTCCGTGCGCGACGAACAGTCCGTCGCGCTTGTGGTTCCACGGCTGGGGAACGGGGCCGAACTGCCCCCCGCTCAGTAGCGAGGAGAGGTGGTGGTCGAAGCCCGCAGGGACGGTGACGATGTCGACGGCGTCCTCGACGCACGGTCCCTGGAAGTACTCCTCTCGGGGACCGACCGCCTCGAAGACGGGGTCGCCCTCCGGCGTCTGGGCGGCCGCGAGTTCGTCGATCAGCTCCTCGCGGACCGCCTCGTACTGGTCGGGAGGGACGACCCCCGCCGGCTCCCGCCCCTCGAGGTTGATTCGGACGCCGAGTTCCGTCCGCGAGCGCACGTAGGCCGTGGACTGTTCGAAGTCGACGCTCTCGGTCGCGGCGCGCACCGCGTCGGACGAAACGTGGTCGAGGACGAGGTCGGTGAGACCGAGTCGGTCGACGACGGCACCGATGCGCTGGCTCGTCAGCCCGAACCCCGCCGCCGTCCTGAGGAGGCGCTCGGAGAGTGTCGACTCGTCGCCGTGGTCGCTCCCGATGGTCGCCGGGTCGACGTTCCCCCAGGTGGGCATCCCGCCCCGACCGCCCTCTGTCTCGACGTAGCCGCGTTCGCGGAGGAACTCGTTGACGCGGAACTCGTAGCCAGTGTACTCGCCGATACCGTGGTCGCTGGCGACGATGACGGTCTCGGGGTCGTGTGCGTCGAGGATCTGTCCGATCTGCTCGTCGACGGCCTCGTACACGGCCCGGACGGCCTCCGGGTCGCCGTCCTGTTCGTGGAAGACGCTGTCAGTCTGCTGGAACTGGACGAACCCGAACTCGGGGTCGAACTCCTCGACCAGATACCGGAACGCCTCGCCGCGCATCCGGGTCAGTCGCCGGTACCACTCGATCTCGTCGTCGCCACTGGCGTCCGACGGTGCGTACACCCGGTACTCGCCGAGTTCGGCGTCGAGCTCTTCGAGCAACCCCTCCGGGTGACACGACGGCGACTCCGGGGCGACGTAGCCGGGGACGAGGGCACCGTCGAACTCCCGCGGCGGCGACGTCACCGGGACGTTGACCACCACGCTGCTGCGACCGCGCTCGGAGAGCAGTTCCCAGAGCGCGTGTTCTCGGACGTGTGTCCGGTTGACCACGTCCCAGTCGTACCCGTCGAACGTGAGGAAGTCGAACACGCCGTGTTTACCCGGATTGACGCCGGTGTACAGCGACGGCCACGCGCTCGGGGTCCACGGCGGCACCTGGGACTCGAGCGGTCCAGCTACACCCCCTTCCAGGAGGTCTCCGAGTACTGGGAGCCTTCCCTCGGCGACCATCGGCTCGACGACAGGGAGACAGGCGCCGTCGAGCCCCACCAGTAGTGTCTGCAGTTCATCTTTGTCGTAACGACTCACACGTGTCGCCTTCACCGACACTGTTCATAGTTATACAGTGGGTTCCCGGGCCACCCCGAAGGCCTTCGCCGAAACCCACAGACAGCGTCGGTCTACTCGCCCCGTCGGACGGCACCGAATCGTGCCGCCCGAGAGTCGAGTATCTCGGCGAAGCTGCCCGGTAACGGGCCGTTACGCACCGCTTACTCCGACGGTCGAGCCCGGGGGCAGGCCGGCGACGCTGACCTGCCTCCTCACTCCCCGTCCGGACTGCCCCCTCACTCCTCGTCGAGGCGGTGCTGCCACTCCTGCAGGCGCCCAGCCAGTTCGAGCGGCGCCACGCTGTCGACGTCCACCTCCCGGAGTTCGGCGATCACCGCACGTTCCGCCTCGCTGAGTCCGTCTCGCGGAGCCGTCTCCGACCCGGTCGGTTCCGACCCGTCGGTCGAGGCGTCACGCTGGCGCTCCCCGGTCGACCCAGTTCGCATCTCGCCCGTCTCCACGTCGAAGACGACCTGCCGTGAGTCCCCGTCCCCGCTCCGGACGCTGACGGCCTGCTCCCGCTGGAGTCGGTCGAGGATCTCGTCGGCGCGCTCCACGACGGGCTCGGGGACGCCAGCCAGTTCGGCGACGTTGACGCCGTAGGAGCGGTCGGCCGCCCCCTCCTCGACCGTCCGGAGGAACGTCACGTCGCCGTCCCGTTCGTCGGCGCTCACGTGGACGTTCTCCACCCTGTCGAGGTGGTCCGCGAGCGAGGTGAGTTCGTGGTAGTGGGTCGCGAACAGCACCTTCGGCCCGCGAGCGTCGCCCGCCGCGAGCAGGCCGTCGCCGCGGTGGAGGTACTCGGTGGCCGCCCACGCGATACTGATGCCGTCGTAGGTCGCGGTGCCGCGGCCAACCTCGTCGAGGACGACGAGAGAGCGCTCGGTCGCGGCGTGGAGGATGCGGCTCAGTTCCTGCATCTCCACCATGAACGTCGAGCGGCCCTGCGCGAGTTCGTCGAGCGCGCCGACGCGGGTGTAGATGCCGTCGACGAGGCCGACGCGTGCCGACTCCGCGGGGACGAAGCTCCCGGCCTGCGCGAGCAGGACGATCAGCGCGACCTGGCGCATGTACGTCGACTTCCCGCTCATGTTCGGGCCGGTGACGACGAGGAAGCGCCGATCCGGGCCGAACTCCACGTCGTTCGGTACGAACTCCGTGCTCTGCTCGACGACAGGGTGGCGCCCACCCCGGACGTCGAGGTCGTCGCCGTCGACGAGGTCGGGGCGCGTCCAGCGGTTCGCGGCGGCGTGCTCCGCGAGGCTCGCCAGCGCGTCCAGTTCCGCGAGCGCCCGGCCCGCGTCCTGGAGGAGTTCGGCGTGCTCGGCGACGCGCTCCCGGAGGTCACAGAAGAGGCGGTACTCCAGGTCCGCGCGCTCCTCCTCGACGCGCAGGATGCGGCGCTCCCGGCGTTCCAGTTCCTCGGTCGTGTACCGCTTGGAGTTCTTCAGTGTCTTCAGTTCGCGGTACTCCTCGGGGACGGCGTCGGTCTCCGAGCGCCCGACCTGGAGGTAGTAGCCGTCGGTCTTGTTCCGGTCGACCTGGAGGTGGGTGACCCCCAGGCTGTCTTTCTCGCGGTCCGCGAGGCCGTCGAGGAACTGCTCGTGTTCGCGGTGCTCGGCGAGCAGTTCGTCGAGGGTGTCGTCGTAGCCCTCGCGGAGCAGGCCGCCCTGCCGCAGCGTCTTCGGCGGGTCCGCGGCGAGCGCGTCGTCGAGTTCGTCGCGGAGGCCCGCGGCCGCCTCGCGGTCGACGCGCGCCAGCACGTCGGCGGCGGGCGACTCGGCGAGGGCGGGGTCGGTCGTCAGCGCGTCCGCGAGCTCCGGGAGCAGCGCCAGCGTGCGCCGGATCCGCAGGAGGTCGGTGGCGTCCGCACGACCACCCGCCGTCCGACTGGCGAGGCGTTCGAGGTCGTACGTCTCCCCGAGCGAGTCCCGGAGCGCGTCGCGCGCGAGCGGCGCGTCGGCCAGCGCAGCCACCGCGGCCTGCCGGCGGTCGAGTTCCGCGCGGTCCTGCAGCGGGCGTACCAGCCACGACTCGAGGTGGCGGCCGCCCGCCGCCGACACCGTGTGGTCGAGAGTGTCGAACAGTGACCCCTCGCCGTCCCCGGCCATCGTCGCCGTCAGTTCGAGGTTGCGCTGCGTGGTCGCGTCCAGTTCCACGTGGTCGTCCGCGCGGTACGGCTGGAGTCGCGTGAGTGAGGCCAGCACGCCCGCGTCTGTGTCCCCGACGTAGCCGATGGCCGCGCCCGCCGCCCGGACTGCCGCGCTCTCGCGGTCGACGCCGAGGCTGTCGATGGCGCCGTCGCCGAACTGTTCGCGCACCCGGTGGGTCGCCTTCCCGGGGGCGAACGCGCTCGCCTCGTGGAGCGTCAGCGTCGCGTCCGTGCGCTCCCGGAGCGCCGAGAGGACGGCGTCGTCGCCGCGCAGGTCGGGGCCGGGGAGCACCTCCTCGGGCGCGAACCGGTGGAGTTCGGTGAACGCGTCGGCCTCGCTGGCCGCGTCAGTGACGTGGAACTGGCCCGTGGTGACGTCGACGAACGCCAGCCCCCAGTCGTCGTCTCGCACGACGACGGCGAGGTAGCGAGCCTCGGCGCCCGTCGATTCGAGCATCGTGCCGGGCGTGACGACGCGCGTGATCTCCCGCTCGATGCTGTCGGCGTCGTCGTCGCGCTGGTCGGCGACGGCGACCCGGTTCCCCCGCTCGACCAGCGCCGCGAGGTACGGCGTCAGGTCGTCGACCGG contains:
- a CDS encoding alkaline phosphatase family protein — its product is MVAEGRLPVLGDLLEGGVAGPLESQVPPWTPSAWPSLYTGVNPGKHGVFDFLTFDGYDWDVVNRTHVREHALWELLSERGRSSVVVNVPVTSPPREFDGALVPGYVAPESPSCHPEGLLEELDAELGEYRVYAPSDASGDDEIEWYRRLTRMRGEAFRYLVEEFDPEFGFVQFQQTDSVFHEQDGDPEAVRAVYEAVDEQIGQILDAHDPETVIVASDHGIGEYTGYEFRVNEFLRERGYVETEGGRGGMPTWGNVDPATIGSDHGDESTLSERLLRTAAGFGLTSQRIGAVVDRLGLTDLVLDHVSSDAVRAATESVDFEQSTAYVRSRTELGVRINLEGREPAGVVPPDQYEAVREELIDELAAAQTPEGDPVFEAVGPREEYFQGPCVEDAVDIVTVPAGFDHHLSSLLSGGQFGPVPQPWNHKRDGLFVAHGPTVDQRATLDGAHLFDVAPTVLSSLGVPPSDTMDGEPLRVVDSCPPDEYPTFDASTTTNTADEGVERRLAALGYLDDNEH
- the mutS gene encoding DNA mismatch repair protein MutS, whose translation is MGVVEEFLDLKAETDADLLAMQVGDFYEFFADDARAVGDALDLKVSEKSSHGASYPMAGVPVDDLTPYLAALVERGNRVAVADQRDDDADSIEREITRVVTPGTMLESTGAEARYLAVVVRDDDWGLAFVDVTTGQFHVTDAASEADAFTELHRFAPEEVLPGPDLRGDDAVLSALRERTDATLTLHEASAFAPGKATHRVREQFGDGAIDSLGVDRESAAVRAAGAAIGYVGDTDAGVLASLTRLQPYRADDHVELDATTQRNLELTATMAGDGEGSLFDTLDHTVSAAGGRHLESWLVRPLQDRAELDRRQAAVAALADAPLARDALRDSLGETYDLERLASRTAGGRADATDLLRIRRTLALLPELADALTTDPALAESPAADVLARVDREAAAGLRDELDDALAADPPKTLRQGGLLREGYDDTLDELLAEHREHEQFLDGLADREKDSLGVTHLQVDRNKTDGYYLQVGRSETDAVPEEYRELKTLKNSKRYTTEELERRERRILRVEEERADLEYRLFCDLRERVAEHAELLQDAGRALAELDALASLAEHAAANRWTRPDLVDGDDLDVRGGRHPVVEQSTEFVPNDVEFGPDRRFLVVTGPNMSGKSTYMRQVALIVLLAQAGSFVPAESARVGLVDGIYTRVGALDELAQGRSTFMVEMQELSRILHAATERSLVVLDEVGRGTATYDGISIAWAATEYLHRGDGLLAAGDARGPKVLFATHYHELTSLADHLDRVENVHVSADERDGDVTFLRTVEEGAADRSYGVNVAELAGVPEPVVERADEILDRLQREQAVSVRSGDGDSRQVVFDVETGEMRTGSTGERQRDASTDGSEPTGSETAPRDGLSEAERAVIAELREVDVDSVAPLELAGRLQEWQHRLDEE